A genomic window from Sporosarcina sp. Marseille-Q4063 includes:
- a CDS encoding YihY/virulence factor BrkB family protein, translated as MIFKDVIVRFMKERFFDQAAQTAYYLLLSMLPFLIFILSLLSIFPINDEILLDFLEPFIPIESFKLVENNVHEIVGRNKGNLIVTSLVLAFWISSIAVQSLGRSLDLAYGHVRSSPFWKVIIRDLGITLLFMVVIPLSLFLPFIVRFLRKLVAYSDTIEDLRVWLYIWPNVKWGLGTLFLFAFFLLFYKVVPTGKVTLKGALPGAAFAALVWQLFSLYFGDYAAKVDYTRLYGQLSGIILLVLWFYFTAIIILFAGLLNAEWRKPPN; from the coding sequence ATGATTTTTAAGGATGTAATCGTTCGTTTTATGAAAGAGCGTTTTTTTGACCAGGCAGCTCAGACTGCTTATTATCTTCTACTTTCTATGTTGCCGTTTCTAATTTTTATACTTTCCCTTTTAAGTATATTCCCTATTAATGATGAAATATTGTTAGATTTCCTAGAACCATTTATTCCAATCGAGTCCTTTAAATTAGTTGAGAATAATGTGCATGAAATAGTAGGGAGAAATAAAGGGAACTTGATTGTAACAAGTCTGGTATTGGCATTTTGGATTTCCTCGATAGCCGTTCAGTCGCTTGGAAGATCATTAGATTTAGCGTATGGTCATGTGCGTTCTTCGCCGTTTTGGAAGGTAATTATTCGAGATCTTGGAATCACCCTACTATTTATGGTTGTCATTCCATTGTCATTATTTCTTCCTTTCATTGTGCGGTTCTTACGTAAGCTTGTTGCCTATTCGGATACGATTGAGGATTTACGAGTTTGGCTATATATATGGCCAAATGTAAAATGGGGGCTTGGGACGCTGTTTTTATTTGCGTTTTTCCTATTGTTTTACAAAGTTGTTCCAACAGGCAAGGTAACTTTGAAGGGGGCGCTTCCGGGTGCGGCGTTTGCTGCGTTGGTTTGGCAATTATTTTCTTTATATTTTGGTGATTACGCGGCAAAAGTTGACTATACACGGCTATACGGTCAATTATCTGGTATCATTCTTCTCGTACTGTGGTTTTATTTTACAGCGATTATTATTTTATTCGCGGGCTTATTAAATGCTGAGTGGCGTAAGCCTCCTAATTGA
- a CDS encoding response regulator transcription factor — MLKILVVDDDPFILELVSIQLTQAGYSVRKALNGFEALEIIEVEYPDLVVVDVMMPGMDGYTLTKKIRTETDIPVLLLTAKGELEDKEKGFLAGSDDYVVKPFEPKELQFRINAILRRYDKAVDVFIQAGSLTINRQSYEVSVGNKVLLLPLKEFELLSVLASRLNTVFTREILLERVWGYDYEGDEQTLNVHIKRVRRQLERLTKEVRIVTVRGVGYKLEVESL; from the coding sequence ATGTTGAAAATATTAGTGGTGGATGATGATCCGTTTATTTTAGAACTGGTGAGTATCCAATTAACGCAGGCCGGTTATAGTGTTCGAAAAGCGCTAAATGGTTTTGAGGCACTTGAAATAATAGAAGTAGAATATCCAGATTTGGTGGTAGTTGACGTGATGATGCCTGGTATGGATGGATATACTTTGACGAAAAAGATTCGTACCGAAACGGATATTCCAGTTTTATTGTTAACAGCGAAAGGGGAACTTGAAGATAAGGAGAAAGGGTTCCTTGCTGGTTCTGATGATTATGTTGTTAAACCTTTTGAACCGAAGGAATTACAGTTTCGAATTAATGCGATTTTACGGAGATATGATAAAGCTGTTGATGTATTTATTCAAGCTGGGTCGTTAACAATAAATCGGCAAAGCTATGAAGTGTCTGTTGGGAATAAGGTTTTGTTGCTCCCCTTAAAAGAATTTGAACTTTTGTCGGTTTTGGCTTCACGACTAAATACTGTTTTTACTCGGGAAATTCTTTTGGAACGTGTGTGGGGTTATGATTATGAAGGCGATGAACAGACGTTGAATGTTCATATTAAACGGGTTCGCAGGCAGTTGGAGAGATTAACCAAGGAAGTTAGGATTGTTACGGTTCGCGGTGTCGGTTACAAATTAGAGGTAGAGTCGTTATGA
- a CDS encoding HAMP domain-containing sensor histidine kinase, with translation MKSLYEKFLLITVAIMIVSSLLAFLAVNTYYHQVLKGHNDEKNMEIAESIAVFIDTNEGLDLEQYLETQAAVGYKLYVVNEEKVATLYGEPFRVENLLESSIDGVLDGDVYHGMRDLPSETFVTGFFSDELANTVGVPFTHKGSEYALFLRPDIKMLFTEVHYILGGMVLIIGIISLLSMLVFAKKLIDPITELTAATKKVGDERFTDVLDISRRDEIGQLAKSFQEMTEKLSENDRIRKEFISDVSHDFQSPLLNIKGYSELLLDENLPVNKRMSYASVIQSETERLSSLTGQLLLLTSLDQLSTPLRLKTFSLDKQLKETIRKYRWLLEEKNMALSMDIDEVDFEGDPAFLEKVWENLFSNALKYTPEEGTVEICLVENEHDVVIEVRDNGIGIEDHDLERIFDRFYRADHSRTISGTGLGLSIVQQVVKLHNGTVHVIRNESKGTTFIVTLPKL, from the coding sequence ATGAAATCGTTGTATGAGAAGTTCCTGCTTATTACGGTTGCAATAATGATTGTAAGTAGTTTGCTTGCATTCCTAGCTGTAAATACATACTATCATCAAGTATTAAAAGGACATAATGACGAAAAAAATATGGAGATTGCAGAAAGTATCGCGGTTTTCATCGATACTAATGAGGGGTTGGATCTTGAACAGTATTTGGAGACGCAGGCTGCCGTTGGTTATAAGTTATATGTAGTGAATGAAGAAAAAGTGGCAACGTTATACGGGGAGCCTTTTCGGGTTGAGAATCTGTTAGAAAGTTCGATTGATGGTGTGTTGGACGGAGACGTTTACCATGGGATGCGCGATCTCCCAAGCGAAACTTTTGTTACTGGATTTTTTTCGGATGAATTAGCAAATACGGTCGGTGTTCCATTTACACACAAAGGGAGTGAGTATGCGCTCTTTTTAAGACCTGATATCAAAATGCTATTTACAGAAGTGCATTACATTTTAGGTGGAATGGTTCTTATTATAGGGATAATCAGTTTATTGTCGATGTTAGTCTTTGCTAAAAAGTTGATTGACCCAATAACGGAATTAACGGCCGCGACTAAAAAAGTTGGAGATGAACGTTTTACGGATGTTCTTGATATAAGTAGAAGAGATGAAATTGGGCAATTGGCGAAGAGTTTTCAGGAGATGACTGAAAAATTGAGTGAAAATGATAGAATTCGTAAAGAGTTCATCAGTGATGTGTCGCATGATTTTCAATCGCCGCTTTTGAATATTAAAGGCTATTCCGAGCTTCTTCTTGATGAAAACCTACCAGTTAATAAGCGGATGAGTTATGCATCTGTCATTCAATCTGAAACAGAGAGGCTTTCGTCATTGACGGGGCAGTTGCTTCTATTAACGTCGCTAGATCAACTATCTACTCCACTTAGGCTGAAGACTTTCAGTTTGGATAAACAATTGAAGGAAACGATACGAAAATATAGGTGGTTGTTGGAAGAGAAGAATATGGCGTTGTCGATGGATATTGATGAAGTTGACTTTGAAGGGGATCCGGCGTTTCTTGAAAAGGTGTGGGAAAACTTATTTTCCAATGCTTTAAAATATACGCCCGAAGAAGGTACAGTGGAAATTTGTTTAGTAGAAAATGAGCATGATGTGGTCATCGAAGTTCGGGATAACGGCATTGGGATTGAGGACCATGACCTTGAAAGGATATTTGATCGTTTTTACAGAGCTGATCATTCGAGGACGATTAGTGGAACCGGATTGGGATTATCAATCGTTCAACAAGTTGTAAAACTTCATAATGGAACAGTTCATGTCATTAGGAATGAAAGTAAAGGAACGACATTTATTGTCACATTGCCCAAATTGTAA
- a CDS encoding MMPL family transporter → MTKLKGKRLWWLSVGVWIALTVILSGLAPGGKEFVQANKDAGLPADVESIIADRQLEKHFPQDGGMPIFAVFHKEEGITDEEIHTFAEVLEGIELNEVETLPLSKMSPEIQRTFLSENEKTFFVPLTLQEDLEGNELHDLVSAIKESVDPKIDKSIEVSWTGPGAIASDAIELFSRADVVLLLSTVGLILILLLVIYRSPLLTLIPLVGAAIAYAVVDRLIGLSASAGLFTAESQALSIMTILLFAVVTDYSLLIFSRYREELRIHESTDAAMRETMRHVKEPIFFSGSTIVLGVSTLFFALYEPYRNFAPVFAIAAGVMLIAGLTLLPALFALIGRKAFWPIIPKFGEETIEKTSIWGKVANKVTKRPVLFLIPITLLLLVGAWNVTNMEESYDLIESFPEDLSSRVGYERLADSFSPGSLAPGTLLFVSENELTMEELNEVIGKVEEKSGIESVSAQGNPLSEDGKSAKFSVTFKGNPYGTEAFDTVLELRDEGEAIMKEAGVVDTDIHIAGESAKNADLRDISDRDTWFVMISMTILITIMLGLQTRSIIAPIYMMGTILLSYAATLGLSIFLFDKFLGLEAIGYRIPLYTFVFLVALGVDYSIMLIARIREEMRSSPFEDAVRKGLERTGGVISSAGIILAATFLVLTTMPINELKLFGFMMALGILIDTFIVRPLLIPAILILLGKWSFWPKKIK, encoded by the coding sequence ATGACTAAATTGAAGGGAAAGAGACTGTGGTGGCTCTCTGTCGGTGTTTGGATTGCCTTGACTGTTATTTTGTCAGGGCTCGCTCCCGGTGGTAAAGAATTTGTGCAGGCAAATAAAGATGCCGGACTGCCCGCAGATGTAGAGTCAATAATAGCGGATCGTCAACTAGAAAAACATTTCCCCCAAGATGGCGGGATGCCAATATTCGCTGTGTTTCATAAAGAGGAAGGAATAACGGATGAGGAAATTCACACCTTTGCAGAAGTGCTTGAAGGCATAGAACTGAATGAAGTAGAAACGCTTCCGTTATCTAAAATGAGTCCGGAAATACAAAGAACATTTCTTTCTGAAAATGAAAAAACATTTTTTGTACCCCTTACTTTACAAGAAGATTTAGAGGGTAATGAGTTACACGACTTAGTGAGTGCAATAAAAGAAAGCGTTGACCCGAAAATTGATAAAAGTATCGAAGTCTCCTGGACGGGTCCGGGGGCTATCGCGTCAGATGCAATCGAATTGTTTAGTCGGGCGGATGTCGTTCTTTTATTATCAACAGTGGGGCTCATCCTGATTTTATTGCTTGTTATTTATCGCTCGCCTTTGTTAACCTTAATCCCGCTTGTAGGGGCGGCAATTGCTTATGCGGTTGTTGATCGTCTGATTGGTTTATCGGCTTCTGCGGGCCTATTCACGGCGGAAAGTCAGGCGCTCTCGATTATGACGATATTGTTGTTTGCGGTAGTGACCGATTATTCATTACTAATCTTTTCGAGATATCGGGAAGAGTTACGAATACATGAATCGACAGATGCCGCAATGCGAGAGACAATGCGGCACGTGAAAGAACCTATTTTCTTTAGTGGAAGTACGATTGTTCTTGGTGTTTCGACATTGTTCTTTGCGCTTTATGAACCGTACCGAAACTTTGCGCCAGTTTTTGCGATTGCGGCGGGTGTGATGTTAATCGCAGGATTGACGTTGCTTCCGGCATTATTTGCATTAATCGGACGGAAAGCATTCTGGCCGATCATTCCTAAGTTCGGTGAAGAAACGATAGAAAAGACATCGATTTGGGGTAAAGTCGCGAATAAAGTTACGAAACGACCTGTTTTATTTTTGATTCCGATTACATTATTGCTTTTAGTTGGGGCATGGAATGTAACGAATATGGAAGAGTCGTATGATTTGATCGAATCGTTTCCTGAAGACTTGTCTTCCCGTGTGGGTTATGAAAGACTTGCAGACTCGTTCTCCCCTGGTAGTCTTGCACCTGGTACGTTGTTATTTGTATCGGAAAATGAACTTACTATGGAAGAACTTAACGAGGTCATTGGGAAGGTCGAGGAGAAAAGTGGAATTGAAAGCGTGAGTGCGCAAGGAAATCCGCTATCAGAAGACGGAAAAAGTGCAAAGTTCTCCGTCACTTTTAAAGGGAATCCTTATGGTACTGAGGCTTTTGATACGGTGCTAGAACTTCGGGATGAAGGCGAAGCAATTATGAAGGAAGCCGGGGTTGTCGATACAGATATCCATATTGCTGGTGAGAGCGCCAAAAATGCTGACCTGCGCGATATCAGTGATCGCGATACGTGGTTTGTGATGATTTCAATGACAATCTTGATTACGATTATGCTTGGATTGCAAACAAGATCAATCATCGCGCCAATTTATATGATGGGAACTATTTTGCTGTCATATGCTGCAACACTTGGGTTATCAATCTTTCTATTTGATAAGTTCCTAGGTCTCGAAGCGATTGGCTATCGAATTCCGCTCTATACGTTTGTTTTCCTCGTGGCATTAGGTGTCGACTATTCGATTATGCTTATTGCTAGAATACGTGAAGAAATGAGATCATCGCCATTCGAAGATGCAGTTCGAAAAGGGCTTGAAAGGACTGGAGGGGTAATTAGTTCTGCGGGAATCATTCTTGCGGCTACATTCCTCGTGTTGACGACGATGCCGATTAATGAATTGAAGCTGTTTGGATTTATGATGGCGCTTGGTATTTTAATCGACACATTTATCGTTCGTCCTTTGCTCATTCCGGCAATTTTGATATTGCTGGGTAAATGGAGTTTTTGGCCGAAAAAAATAAAATAA
- a CDS encoding PolC-type DNA polymerase III: MFGRRKRLSYNLGQSIQLDTKLSDMSFTVFDTETTGFSISKDDRLIEIGAVQVEHLQVTDRTFQTFTNPNRDIPESITQLTSIEQKHVENAPTSFKAIKNFFQFVEENQSSGWVGHHLNFDRLVIAKELQRASYSYNEPSTFDTFDLIDYLIPACNQRDLEEYADIFDTQTFERHRALGDAMTTAHLFVELLKRLEQQGITTLAHLLRLKNGKVQREIAMF, encoded by the coding sequence ATGTTCGGGAGAAGAAAACGACTATCATATAATTTGGGTCAATCAATTCAGTTAGACACCAAATTATCCGATATGTCTTTTACGGTTTTCGACACTGAAACGACCGGATTTTCAATTTCTAAGGATGATCGACTGATTGAAATTGGTGCCGTCCAGGTAGAACACCTGCAAGTCACGGATCGGACATTCCAAACATTCACGAATCCGAATCGCGACATCCCTGAATCTATTACCCAATTAACTTCAATTGAACAGAAACATGTCGAAAATGCCCCAACTTCCTTTAAGGCAATTAAAAACTTTTTTCAATTTGTTGAAGAAAATCAAAGTTCTGGCTGGGTTGGGCATCACTTGAATTTTGACAGACTCGTTATTGCTAAAGAATTACAACGGGCTAGCTATTCTTACAACGAGCCTTCAACTTTTGACACGTTTGATTTAATTGACTATTTAATACCTGCCTGTAATCAAAGGGACTTAGAAGAGTACGCGGACATTTTTGATACGCAAACATTCGAACGTCATCGGGCACTAGGCGATGCAATGACAACAGCACACTTATTTGTCGAACTACTAAAGCGACTTGAACAACAAGGTATTACAACATTAGCCCATTTACTACGATTAAAGAATGGCAAGGTTCAGCGTGAAATAGCGATGTTTTAA
- a CDS encoding DUF294 nucleotidyltransferase-like domain-containing protein: MLESEHRALYKRIRDQPLFKATSNDEFTALIAECELRYYQKSEKIFFFTTADDGLFLILEGSAEVFIENKKGLSVLLEVLQEGEIIGFSNIAHYLEKADRPLDKHRLELEIMEDSYCLQIPASVIKKRLVDNSVREFILRKMAIRLGNVYASLGEQVKLADEWGESEQFVRRARDLMSSPAITIHKDASVEEIANSMIEQSISSVMVVDDAKKLVGLITEKDLVQRVIASGRTSPLKARDIMTKKLFTVSQDAYYYEVLSIFYKYGVKHLPVVKDDSLVGVLTFHNLLSKRDRGSMSVLNTIEISSYENLPIVKEAIYDVLSNLIQDEISTIHTLEIITRLYDRLARHCVKLAVQSLEMHGEGLPPVPFSWYQMGSGARGEQFMVTDQDHFLVYADPKDKHERERSDKYFALLGEEIVIHLEKAGYARCAGKMMPNEAIWRGSLSDWQKRLQTWAIKATDEHILLGYNFLSFRFLYGESALNDRFKGMVQNQLKSSQTFLYYMALKEKDHPVPRFNESFFSLFRGKEQREMIDIKLHALFPLHHCLQILGVLRNIIGDKPMNLIDGLVEKKELSAEFADDIRHAYEVALSARIQMSWKKHLRGETYTTKIKFSSIRRWQRAELKTMLNIVHSLQSHLLAKL, encoded by the coding sequence ATGCTAGAAAGTGAACATCGCGCACTTTATAAAAGGATCCGTGACCAGCCACTTTTTAAAGCGACTTCAAACGATGAATTTACAGCGTTAATCGCGGAATGCGAGCTGAGGTATTACCAAAAGTCCGAAAAAATCTTTTTTTTTACAACAGCTGACGATGGTTTATTTTTAATTTTAGAAGGTTCGGCAGAAGTATTCATAGAAAATAAAAAAGGGCTGTCAGTACTTCTCGAAGTTCTTCAGGAAGGTGAAATAATTGGTTTTTCCAACATCGCGCATTACTTGGAAAAAGCCGATCGCCCGCTTGATAAACATCGCCTAGAGTTGGAAATTATGGAAGATTCCTATTGCTTACAAATTCCCGCCTCTGTTATTAAAAAAAGATTAGTCGACAATTCAGTTCGAGAATTTATCTTAAGGAAAATGGCTATCCGGTTAGGAAATGTCTATGCATCTCTCGGTGAACAAGTAAAATTAGCGGATGAATGGGGAGAAAGTGAACAATTTGTTCGCCGTGCCCGCGATTTAATGAGCTCCCCCGCGATTACTATTCATAAAGATGCCTCGGTCGAAGAGATAGCCAATTCAATGATTGAGCAATCAATTAGCTCCGTTATGGTCGTCGATGATGCTAAAAAGCTGGTGGGTCTAATTACAGAAAAAGACCTCGTCCAAAGAGTTATCGCGTCAGGGCGAACATCTCCTTTAAAAGCTCGGGATATAATGACAAAGAAACTCTTTACTGTTTCTCAAGATGCCTATTATTACGAGGTATTATCGATATTTTATAAATACGGCGTCAAACATTTACCTGTAGTGAAAGATGATTCTCTCGTTGGTGTTTTAACATTCCATAACTTACTTTCTAAACGAGACCGGGGATCGATGAGTGTTTTAAATACGATTGAAATATCTTCATATGAGAATTTACCAATCGTTAAAGAAGCGATTTATGATGTGTTATCGAATTTAATTCAAGATGAGATATCAACTATTCATACCTTAGAGATTATTACGCGACTATACGATCGTCTTGCACGGCACTGCGTGAAACTGGCTGTGCAATCTCTTGAAATGCACGGAGAAGGATTGCCACCAGTCCCTTTCTCTTGGTACCAAATGGGCAGTGGTGCCCGTGGAGAACAATTTATGGTAACTGACCAAGACCACTTTCTCGTATACGCTGACCCAAAAGATAAGCATGAGAGAGAACGAAGCGATAAGTATTTTGCATTGCTTGGGGAAGAAATAGTTATACATTTAGAGAAAGCCGGTTATGCCAGGTGTGCAGGAAAAATGATGCCTAACGAGGCTATATGGCGGGGTTCCCTTTCCGACTGGCAAAAGCGTCTACAAACATGGGCTATAAAAGCGACAGATGAGCATATCTTATTAGGTTATAACTTTTTATCTTTCCGATTTTTATATGGTGAATCGGCACTCAATGACCGCTTTAAGGGGATGGTGCAAAACCAACTGAAAAGCTCTCAAACTTTCCTTTATTATATGGCGCTCAAAGAGAAAGATCATCCAGTCCCCCGATTCAATGAATCTTTCTTCTCCCTTTTCAGAGGAAAAGAACAACGCGAGATGATTGATATTAAATTACATGCCTTATTTCCCTTACATCATTGTTTGCAAATATTAGGGGTGCTAAGAAATATCATCGGTGATAAACCCATGAACTTAATAGACGGCCTTGTGGAGAAAAAGGAATTATCAGCTGAATTTGCCGATGATATCCGACATGCCTACGAGGTGGCGCTTAGCGCAAGAATTCAAATGTCGTGGAAAAAACATCTTCGTGGCGAAACCTATACAACTAAAATTAAATTTTCATCAATTCGTAGATGGCAACGGGCTGAATTGAAAACGATGTTAAACATCGTTCACTCTTTACAGTCTCATCTATTGGCGAAATTATAG
- a CDS encoding cation acetate symporter, translating to MDILSIAIFVGVIGLTLGITYWAAKQTTTASDFYTAGGSLTGWQNGMAIAGDYLSAASFLGIAGAISLNGFDGFYYSVGWLTAYLVVLFLIAEPLRNLGKYTMADMIGSRFQARKIRGAAALNTITIVLFYMLAQLVGAGALIKLLLGIDYWISVLIVGVMMTVYVLFGGMTATSWVQIIKAILLMAGTIIISFLVLLKFNFNFIGMFDAMRTATPHGEAFLHSGVIYKDPIGLISVLIALVLGTAGLPHILMRFFTVKDAKTARSSVIYAVWIIGIFYVLTIFLGFGAAKFVGADAIIAENAAGNMAAPMLAGVLGGELLESFVAAVAFATILAVVAGLVLSGASAIAHDIYGEIIKKGKVTEKQAVNAARIAALSVSVVSILLALGSEKLNVAFLVSLAFCIAASANVPTILFTIYWKRFNTTGAVASMLTGLIVALVLVAMSPSVVNPVEGAAFFVGNPIFPYTNPAIVSVPAGFLAAIIGTLVSSNGKNEVHYAEVKFKAETGYRELER from the coding sequence GTGGATATCCTATCCATAGCAATTTTTGTCGGCGTAATTGGCCTTACGCTCGGTATTACATATTGGGCCGCGAAACAAACAACAACCGCAAGTGATTTTTATACTGCTGGCGGCTCTTTGACCGGATGGCAAAACGGAATGGCCATTGCCGGAGATTATCTATCCGCAGCCTCATTCCTTGGAATTGCTGGCGCCATTTCTCTAAACGGATTTGATGGTTTTTATTATAGCGTCGGTTGGTTAACCGCATACTTAGTAGTCTTATTTTTAATCGCCGAACCCCTTCGAAACCTAGGCAAATATACAATGGCCGATATGATTGGTTCTCGTTTCCAAGCCAGAAAAATTCGTGGGGCGGCCGCATTAAATACAATCACGATTGTATTATTTTATATGCTTGCTCAACTTGTCGGTGCCGGTGCATTGATTAAATTACTGTTAGGCATTGATTATTGGATTTCAGTTTTAATTGTCGGTGTTATGATGACCGTCTATGTCCTATTTGGCGGAATGACTGCGACGAGTTGGGTGCAAATTATTAAAGCCATTTTGCTAATGGCTGGAACCATTATTATCTCTTTCCTTGTTCTATTGAAATTCAACTTTAACTTTATCGGGATGTTTGATGCAATGAGAACCGCAACGCCGCACGGGGAAGCCTTTCTTCATTCGGGGGTCATTTATAAAGATCCAATTGGGCTTATATCCGTCCTCATTGCACTCGTTTTGGGAACAGCCGGTTTACCGCATATTTTAATGCGTTTCTTTACAGTTAAAGATGCAAAAACAGCGCGTTCCTCTGTCATCTATGCGGTTTGGATTATCGGAATATTTTATGTACTCACAATCTTCCTAGGATTTGGGGCTGCAAAATTTGTCGGGGCAGATGCAATTATTGCTGAAAATGCTGCAGGTAATATGGCTGCACCGATGCTCGCCGGTGTGTTGGGCGGTGAACTCTTAGAGTCATTTGTTGCCGCAGTTGCGTTTGCTACAATTCTCGCAGTTGTTGCGGGTCTAGTATTGTCAGGTGCTTCAGCAATTGCACATGATATCTATGGAGAAATCATTAAGAAAGGAAAAGTGACAGAGAAACAGGCTGTGAACGCGGCTCGAATTGCGGCGCTTAGTGTCTCTGTGGTCTCCATTCTTTTAGCACTCGGATCCGAAAAACTTAATGTCGCGTTCCTTGTTTCTCTAGCCTTCTGTATTGCGGCTTCAGCAAACGTTCCAACAATTCTTTTTACAATCTACTGGAAACGATTCAATACGACAGGAGCAGTTGCTTCTATGTTAACGGGGTTAATCGTTGCCCTCGTTCTCGTTGCCATGAGCCCGAGTGTGGTGAATCCTGTAGAAGGTGCGGCATTTTTCGTCGGAAATCCAATTTTCCCATATACGAACCCTGCAATTGTGTCAGTTCCTGCAGGATTTCTAGCGGCTATTATTGGTACACTCGTCTCTTCCAATGGAAAAAATGAAGTCCATTATGCTGAAGTTAAATTTAAAGCTGAAACAGGTTATAGAGAACTTGAGCGATAA
- a CDS encoding DUF485 domain-containing protein, whose product MSKNQKNKDLDFEKIINTPEFKSLVKRKNAFSRPYVIFFFVVFFTLPILTSYTSILEARAIGWMTWTWVYSFGIFIMVWVLTSIYMNKAKEFDKDVEEILKKNVL is encoded by the coding sequence ATGAGTAAAAATCAAAAAAACAAAGATTTAGATTTTGAAAAAATCATTAACACACCAGAATTCAAAAGTTTAGTTAAACGTAAAAACGCTTTTTCCAGACCTTATGTCATTTTCTTTTTTGTCGTCTTTTTCACATTACCGATTCTTACTAGTTACACCTCTATTCTTGAAGCTCGCGCAATTGGCTGGATGACTTGGACATGGGTGTACTCTTTTGGCATCTTCATTATGGTGTGGGTTCTAACCTCTATTTATATGAACAAAGCAAAAGAATTTGATAAAGACGTGGAAGAAATTCTAAAGAAAAACGTTCTATAA
- a CDS encoding YkoF family thiamine/hydroxymethylpyrimidine-binding protein — translation MNNNISCGTSPIVGLRFSIHPMADNFIEIIKGALAEADTSNVWMHTDDVSTVMRGKEIHVFDTAKAVIFQATKTGAHVAFNGTFSIGCPGDTAGDVYLEKDDVLLNELKVSDMRQYVSSQFTLYPMNNPDYMSVIYTERDRAKEHGVLNESMHYASGLHGDLHDVFAFLEETFANARSEEHRHLVMTVNMSINSPSHEGII, via the coding sequence ATGAATAATAATATTTCTTGCGGAACAAGTCCGATTGTAGGATTGAGGTTTTCAATTCATCCGATGGCGGACAATTTTATTGAAATCATTAAAGGCGCGCTCGCGGAAGCAGATACGTCGAATGTTTGGATGCATACAGATGACGTCAGCACAGTTATGCGCGGAAAAGAAATTCATGTGTTTGACACAGCAAAAGCCGTTATTTTCCAAGCCACGAAAACAGGTGCGCACGTCGCCTTTAATGGGACTTTTTCAATTGGCTGTCCAGGGGATACGGCAGGCGATGTTTATTTAGAGAAAGATGATGTCCTGTTGAATGAATTGAAAGTTTCCGATATGCGGCAATATGTATCATCGCAATTCACTTTATATCCAATGAATAATCCGGATTATATGTCGGTCATTTATACAGAAAGAGACCGCGCAAAAGAGCATGGTGTGTTAAATGAGAGCATGCATTACGCGAGTGGATTGCACGGTGATCTTCATGATGTATTTGCATTTTTGGAAGAAACTTTTGCAAACGCAAGATCCGAAGAACACCGCCACCTCGTTATGACAGTGAATATGAGTATTAATAGTCCTTCACATGAAGGAATTATATAA
- a CDS encoding YcxB family protein: MKIEYNLAAEDYIHFNLFHLKHSKTSLKSLYLQRYLSPLFFILVSIVFAIMGDLHLLSTLTPFLVLSILWVIFYPKLFYRHVRKNVQKMFKEGKNDALLGEHTMILMDEGFVESNSTGESKAKWSGIQEVKEDEAYLYLYNSAVSAYIIPKRDLSNQLEIKNYIHSNVKEEAES, translated from the coding sequence ATGAAAATCGAATACAATTTAGCGGCGGAAGACTATATACACTTTAATTTGTTTCACCTTAAACATTCTAAAACATCCCTTAAATCATTGTATTTACAAAGATACTTATCACCCCTATTTTTTATCCTGGTCTCAATTGTTTTTGCAATCATGGGTGATCTGCACTTATTAAGTACACTTACACCTTTTTTAGTGTTAAGTATATTGTGGGTGATTTTTTATCCGAAATTATTTTATCGACATGTCAGGAAAAACGTGCAGAAAATGTTCAAAGAAGGGAAAAATGATGCTTTGCTAGGTGAGCACACAATGATCTTAATGGACGAAGGATTTGTGGAATCAAATTCAACTGGCGAATCAAAAGCAAAGTGGTCGGGCATTCAAGAAGTTAAAGAAGATGAAGCGTATCTGTATTTGTATAATAGTGCGGTCAGCGCATATATCATCCCAAAAAGAGATCTATCAAATCAGCTAGAAATTAAAAACTATATTCATTCTAATGTTAAGGAGGAGGCGGAGTCATGA